In one window of Hyla sarda isolate aHylSar1 chromosome 1, aHylSar1.hap1, whole genome shotgun sequence DNA:
- the LOC130303199 gene encoding uncharacterized protein LOC130303199 isoform X1 produces the protein MVVIGLRMLFYAHLLIIKNWISPRSPSCVEWQDYQKAVILQFPHEDGLKSKVPNTSQTPSCAPSEQVIQQQCTSLTLFPTVEAYNEDENYEEEDDKFSAGDSGRKQRFSPQEKQISVEEVSSHYEDLFGRESDRVPLSIRKQIWRNFCHKINACRRLVKAKLSKIHKHCKQTTSKKLTALEEMMADTLHREQIEGIGNYDLMAGLQVNLHGSKEDEESPLQLTQEQYEESPVNSGPDEPPETAKMKQQTPHCQTWTLKDYLTWCKVIWLKMR, from the exons atggtcgttatcgggttaagaatGCTATTCTATGCCCACTTGCTGATCATTAAGAATTGGATTTCCCCTAGGAGTCCAAGTTGTGTCGAATG GCAGGACTACCAAAAAGCAGTGATCTTG CAGTTCCCTCATGAAGATGGCTTAAAATCTAAAGTTCCAAACACTTCGCAGACCCCTTCATGTGCTCCATCTGAACAGGTGATTCAACAACAGTGCACTAGCCTTACACTGTTTCCTACTGTTGAAGCTTACAATGAGGATGAAAATTATGAGGAGGAGGACGACAAATTTTCTGCTGGTGATTCTGGTAGAAAGCAGCGTTTTAGCCCCCAGGAGAAGCAAATCTCAGTTGAGGAg GTTTCAAGCCACTATGAAGACCTTTTTGGCAGAGAGTCAGATCGTGTCCCTCTATCAATCCGGAAACAAATATGGCGCAACTTTTGCCACAAAATTAATGCATGCAGGAGACTTGTTAAAGCCAAACTTTCCAAAATACACAAACATTGTAAACAGACCACAAGCAAAAAACTAACTGCTTTAGAGGAGATGATGGCTGACACCCTCCATCGTGAGCAAATCGAAGGAATTGGCAATTATGACTTGATGGCTGGACTTCAAG TCAATTTGCATGGGAGTAAAGAGGATGAGGAGTCACCTCTTCAACTTACCCAGGAACAGTATGAAGAAAGCCCTGTAAACTCGGGACCAGATGAACCACCAGAAACAGCAAAAATGAAACAGCAAACTCCACACTGCCAGACATGGACTTTGAAAGATTACCTAACTTGGTGCAAAGTTATATGGCTAAAAATGAGATAA
- the LOC130303199 gene encoding uncharacterized protein LOC130303199 isoform X2 gives MQFPHEDGLKSKVPNTSQTPSCAPSEQVIQQQCTSLTLFPTVEAYNEDENYEEEDDKFSAGDSGRKQRFSPQEKQISVEEVSSHYEDLFGRESDRVPLSIRKQIWRNFCHKINACRRLVKAKLSKIHKHCKQTTSKKLTALEEMMADTLHREQIEGIGNYDLMAGLQVNLHGSKEDEESPLQLTQEQYEESPVNSGPDEPPETAKMKQQTPHCQTWTLKDYLTWCKVIWLKMR, from the exons ATG CAGTTCCCTCATGAAGATGGCTTAAAATCTAAAGTTCCAAACACTTCGCAGACCCCTTCATGTGCTCCATCTGAACAGGTGATTCAACAACAGTGCACTAGCCTTACACTGTTTCCTACTGTTGAAGCTTACAATGAGGATGAAAATTATGAGGAGGAGGACGACAAATTTTCTGCTGGTGATTCTGGTAGAAAGCAGCGTTTTAGCCCCCAGGAGAAGCAAATCTCAGTTGAGGAg GTTTCAAGCCACTATGAAGACCTTTTTGGCAGAGAGTCAGATCGTGTCCCTCTATCAATCCGGAAACAAATATGGCGCAACTTTTGCCACAAAATTAATGCATGCAGGAGACTTGTTAAAGCCAAACTTTCCAAAATACACAAACATTGTAAACAGACCACAAGCAAAAAACTAACTGCTTTAGAGGAGATGATGGCTGACACCCTCCATCGTGAGCAAATCGAAGGAATTGGCAATTATGACTTGATGGCTGGACTTCAAG TCAATTTGCATGGGAGTAAAGAGGATGAGGAGTCACCTCTTCAACTTACCCAGGAACAGTATGAAGAAAGCCCTGTAAACTCGGGACCAGATGAACCACCAGAAACAGCAAAAATGAAACAGCAAACTCCACACTGCCAGACATGGACTTTGAAAGATTACCTAACTTGGTGCAAAGTTATATGGCTAAAAATGAGATAA